In the genome of Pedosphaera parvula Ellin514, one region contains:
- a CDS encoding hybrid sensor histidine kinase/response regulator translates to MKTPLHLLHLEDDPCDAQLLQKMLKENFECAITHVKTQREFEAALKTGRFELILSDYSLPAFDGLSALALVRKECPETPFIFVSGTVGEEQAVESLKLGATDYVIKDRPGRLVPAIRRALDEVAAAKKRQQAGELLREQARLLDQAQDAICLHGLDHSILYWNQSAERLYGWSAQEALNRNVNELLSHDALATSSTASKTLLEKGEWQGELHQVTKKGRKITVESRWTLMRDQQGDPTSILIINTDVTGRKQFEAQLLRTQRMETIGALAGGIAHDLNNALTPVVMALSFIQGELATGESKKMLNLAQSSTRRSVEMVKQILSFARSMGGEHASLQIRHLIAEIVELASHTFPRSIHILSDVASELYPVTGNATQLHQVLLNLCVNARDAMPDGGSLTIEATNVFLDETHLGGPHPTPGSHVLITVRDTGHGMSAAVLDRIFDPFFTTKEIGKGTGLSLSTVKGIVKTHGGFVEASSELGKGSVFKIYLPAATPPITATVAKTPSSVRMGHGEKILLIDDESTLLEVTKLLLESCNYKVLTAKHGGEGVALYERNKADIKVVVTDMMMPIMNGPETIRALRQIDPSVQIIGMSGLGSESALAQAVQLDVRAFLKKPFATEDLLETLHQLISQQTWEPPDSLASPSPPAK, encoded by the coding sequence GTGAAAACGCCTTTGCATCTCCTCCATCTTGAAGACGACCCATGTGATGCGCAACTGCTTCAGAAGATGCTAAAAGAGAATTTTGAGTGCGCGATCACCCACGTGAAAACGCAACGCGAGTTCGAGGCCGCTTTAAAGACAGGTCGGTTCGAGTTGATCCTGTCGGACTACTCCCTACCAGCATTTGACGGATTGTCTGCGCTGGCCCTGGTGCGCAAAGAATGTCCTGAAACACCCTTCATCTTTGTTTCCGGGACCGTTGGCGAAGAGCAGGCGGTCGAATCGTTGAAGCTGGGTGCCACCGACTATGTTATCAAAGACCGGCCCGGACGTTTGGTGCCTGCCATCCGGCGGGCTTTGGACGAAGTGGCCGCCGCAAAAAAACGGCAACAGGCCGGGGAACTGCTTCGGGAACAGGCCAGGCTGCTGGACCAGGCGCAGGACGCCATCTGCCTTCACGGCCTGGATCACTCCATCCTCTATTGGAACCAAAGCGCCGAACGGCTCTATGGCTGGAGCGCACAGGAAGCCCTCAACCGCAATGTGAACGAACTCCTCTCTCATGACGCATTAGCCACTTCATCCACTGCTTCGAAAACTCTGCTTGAAAAAGGCGAGTGGCAGGGGGAATTGCATCAGGTTACCAAAAAAGGAAGGAAAATCACCGTCGAAAGCCGCTGGACTTTGATGCGAGACCAGCAAGGCGACCCCACATCCATTCTGATAATAAACACTGACGTTACCGGCCGGAAGCAGTTTGAAGCCCAGCTCCTTCGCACGCAAAGAATGGAAACCATCGGCGCTCTGGCTGGGGGCATTGCTCATGATCTCAACAATGCTCTGACCCCGGTCGTGATGGCCTTAAGTTTTATCCAGGGCGAATTGGCCACCGGGGAAAGCAAAAAAATGTTGAACCTGGCACAAAGTAGCACCCGGCGTAGCGTGGAGATGGTCAAACAGATCCTTTCCTTCGCTCGCAGCATGGGCGGCGAACATGCCTCTCTCCAAATACGGCATCTGATCGCAGAAATCGTGGAACTCGCCAGCCATACCTTCCCACGATCGATCCACATTCTGAGCGATGTGGCTTCGGAACTTTATCCCGTCACCGGCAATGCCACTCAGCTTCATCAAGTCTTGCTAAACTTATGCGTCAACGCCCGCGATGCCATGCCGGATGGCGGTTCTCTCACCATTGAAGCAACCAACGTCTTCCTCGATGAAACCCATTTGGGCGGGCCGCATCCAACCCCGGGCTCCCATGTCCTTATCACCGTCAGGGACACCGGTCACGGCATGTCCGCAGCAGTTTTGGACAGGATTTTCGATCCCTTTTTCACCACCAAGGAAATCGGCAAGGGCACCGGTCTGAGTCTCTCAACGGTGAAGGGAATTGTTAAAACCCATGGCGGATTCGTGGAAGCGTCCAGTGAGTTGGGCAAAGGATCGGTCTTCAAGATTTACCTGCCGGCAGCCACCCCGCCAATTACAGCAACTGTCGCAAAAACCCCCAGTAGTGTGCGCATGGGGCATGGTGAAAAAATACTTTTGATAGATGATGAGAGTACCCTTTTGGAGGTGACGAAGCTCCTGCTGGAATCCTGCAATTACAAGGTTCTCACGGCCAAACATGGCGGAGAAGGCGTGGCGCTCTATGAGCGGAACAAGGCGGACATCAAAGTGGTGGTCACTGACATGATGATGCCCATCATGAATGGTCCGGAAACCATCCGCGCACTGCGCCAAATCGATCCGTCCGTTCAAATTATCGGGATGAGCGGCCTGGGTTCAGAGTCCGCTCTCGCCCAAGCAGTTCAATTGGACGTGCGGGCATTCCTAAAAAAACCGTTCGCAACCGAGGATCTTTTGGAAACTTTGCATCAGCTCATCTCCCAACAAACTTGGGAACCGCCAGACTCGCTGGCTTCTCCTTCTCCCCCGGCCAAATAG